Proteins encoded within one genomic window of Amycolatopsis sp. 2-15:
- a CDS encoding acetate--CoA ligase family protein: MTTGTGRAAVEKILEKAAAEGRSSLTAPEGRAVCEAYDIPTPAERLATSPDEAVAQAQEIGLPVVLKIVSPDILHKTEAGGVLVGLRTAEQVADGYATILANAKAYNAEASIVGVQVQQMLTTGQEVIIGSVTDQTFGKIVAFGLGGVLVEVLKDVTFRLAPTSEAEALSMVDGIAAAEVLNGVRGSEGVDKKALAGIVNKLSQLVADFPQLAEVDLNPVLATAAGATAVDVRILVDPDAAKEPVRFTQEEILASMNRIMKPAAIAVIGASAEAGKIGNSVMKNLVNGGYAGEIYPINPKASEILDRKAYASISDVPGDVDVAVFAIPAKFVPAALEEVGKKGAAGAILIPSGFGETGNIELQDEVVAIARKHGVRILGPNIYGYYYTPENLSATFCTPYDVKGGVALSSQSGGIGMAILGFSRSAGMGVSSIVGVGNKADIDEDDLLTFFEQDDNTQLVAMHLEDLKDGRSFAETAKRVSAKKPVVVLKAGRTSQGAKAASSHTGALAGNDKVYDDILRQSGVIRAPGLNDMLEYARGIPLLPTPQGENVVIITGAGGSGVLLSDACVDNGLSLMEIPDDLDAAFREFIPPFGAAGNPVDITGGEPPSTYRNTIALGLSDERIHSLILGYWHTIVTPPMVFAELVADVVEEFRRKGIHKPVVASLSGDVEVEEASDHLYANGIVAYPYTTEKPVAVLGAKYRWARSAGLLG; encoded by the coding sequence ATGACCACGGGAACCGGCCGCGCTGCGGTCGAGAAGATCCTGGAGAAGGCGGCGGCCGAGGGCCGCTCGTCCCTCACCGCTCCGGAAGGCCGCGCGGTGTGCGAGGCCTACGACATCCCCACCCCGGCCGAGCGCCTGGCGACCTCGCCCGATGAGGCGGTGGCGCAGGCGCAGGAGATCGGCCTGCCGGTGGTGCTGAAGATCGTGTCGCCCGACATCCTGCACAAGACCGAGGCCGGCGGCGTGCTCGTCGGCCTGCGCACGGCCGAGCAGGTGGCCGACGGGTACGCCACGATCCTGGCCAACGCCAAGGCGTACAACGCCGAGGCGAGCATCGTGGGCGTGCAGGTGCAGCAGATGCTGACCACGGGGCAGGAGGTGATCATCGGGTCGGTCACTGACCAGACCTTCGGCAAGATCGTGGCCTTCGGGCTCGGCGGTGTGCTCGTCGAGGTGCTCAAGGACGTGACCTTCCGGCTGGCCCCCACCAGTGAGGCCGAGGCACTGTCCATGGTGGACGGCATCGCCGCCGCCGAGGTCCTCAACGGCGTGCGTGGCAGCGAGGGGGTGGACAAGAAGGCGCTTGCGGGCATCGTGAACAAGCTCTCTCAGCTCGTCGCGGATTTCCCGCAGCTCGCGGAGGTCGACCTCAATCCGGTGCTCGCCACGGCCGCCGGCGCGACCGCGGTCGATGTGCGCATCCTGGTGGACCCGGACGCGGCCAAGGAGCCGGTGCGGTTCACGCAGGAGGAGATCCTCGCGTCGATGAACCGGATCATGAAGCCGGCCGCCATCGCGGTCATCGGGGCTTCGGCCGAGGCCGGCAAGATCGGCAACTCGGTGATGAAGAACCTCGTAAACGGCGGTTACGCGGGCGAGATCTACCCGATCAACCCCAAGGCGTCGGAGATCCTCGACCGCAAGGCGTACGCGAGCATCAGCGACGTACCTGGTGACGTGGACGTCGCCGTGTTCGCCATCCCGGCGAAGTTCGTGCCCGCCGCGCTCGAAGAGGTCGGCAAGAAGGGCGCGGCCGGGGCGATCCTGATCCCGTCCGGGTTCGGCGAGACCGGGAACATCGAGCTGCAGGACGAGGTCGTGGCGATCGCGCGCAAGCACGGCGTGCGCATCCTCGGGCCGAACATCTACGGCTACTACTACACACCCGAGAACCTCTCGGCGACCTTCTGCACGCCGTACGACGTCAAGGGCGGTGTCGCGCTCTCCTCTCAGAGCGGCGGCATCGGCATGGCGATCCTGGGCTTCAGCCGGTCGGCGGGCATGGGTGTGTCGTCCATCGTGGGCGTGGGCAACAAGGCGGACATCGACGAGGACGACCTGCTCACCTTCTTCGAACAGGACGACAACACGCAACTGGTCGCGATGCACCTCGAAGACCTCAAGGACGGCCGCTCGTTCGCGGAGACCGCCAAGCGGGTCTCGGCGAAGAAGCCCGTCGTGGTCCTGAAAGCCGGGCGCACGTCGCAGGGCGCGAAGGCGGCCAGCTCGCACACCGGCGCGCTGGCCGGCAACGACAAGGTCTACGACGACATCCTGCGCCAGAGCGGTGTGATCCGGGCGCCGGGGCTCAACGACATGCTGGAGTACGCCCGCGGCATCCCGCTGCTGCCGACCCCGCAGGGCGAGAACGTCGTGATCATCACCGGCGCCGGCGGCTCGGGCGTGCTGCTTTCCGACGCCTGTGTGGACAACGGTCTGTCGCTGATGGAGATCCCCGACGACCTCGACGCGGCGTTCCGGGAGTTCATCCCGCCGTTCGGCGCGGCCGGCAACCCGGTGGACATCACGGGTGGCGAGCCGCCGTCGACCTATCGGAACACGATCGCGCTCGGTCTGTCCGACGAGCGCATCCACTCCCTGATTCTCGGCTACTGGCACACGATCGTCACGCCGCCGATGGTGTTCGCCGAGCTCGTGGCGGACGTGGTCGAGGAGTTCCGCCGCAAGGGGATCCACAAGCCGGTGGTGGCGTCGCTGTCCGGGGACGTCGAGGTGGAGGAAGCGAGCGACCACCTCTACGCCAACGGGATCGTCGCCTACCCGTACACGACCGAGAAGCCCGTGGCGGTGCTCGGTGCCAAGTACCGCTGGGCGCGGTCGGCCGGTCTGCTCGGCTGA
- a CDS encoding OFA family MFS transporter: protein MTAALPTYQEIVDDNGRKYRIGESPRDIMGRSRAFMVWLPWVAMMAVSVFEYGWGAVEGTLEDKYGWSLSDAFWLASIWAVFQAGVAFPAGRLREKNIVSAKTAMLIGALCSGIGYFTIAHSGNLVLAFIGYSVLGGTGAGLVYATCINMVGKWYPEKRGARTGFVNGGFAYGSVPFIYLFSAFLGHENLTITLDAIGLYMLIVVGVCGFLFKDPPKNWWPAEVDPIAWLKGKATGNAKSLAKNPPAVRQFTPMEAIRTGMLPLMWVTLIVIGGVSLFGINFQVPFAEQSNFGPFVAASSAGLLAIVNGTGRALVGWASDRIGRKQTLFWVLVIAAIAQFGVMWSGNTHNLFWFMVFAILTGFGSGAFYPMFAALVPDYFGENHNATNYGLVYSAKLIGGVGGGGLAAGVISAWGYTGAYILAGGIALLSAAMVLFLRQPGRRSGPTASEETGVVAQASPATGSAGS, encoded by the coding sequence ATGACCGCAGCCTTACCGACGTACCAGGAGATCGTCGACGACAACGGACGCAAGTACCGGATCGGTGAGAGTCCCAGAGACATCATGGGCCGCTCACGCGCATTCATGGTCTGGCTGCCGTGGGTCGCCATGATGGCGGTGAGTGTGTTCGAGTACGGCTGGGGAGCCGTCGAAGGCACACTCGAAGACAAATACGGCTGGTCGTTGTCGGACGCGTTCTGGCTGGCCAGCATCTGGGCCGTGTTCCAGGCCGGGGTCGCGTTCCCGGCCGGCCGGCTGCGCGAGAAGAACATCGTCTCGGCGAAGACCGCCATGCTGATCGGCGCGCTCTGCTCCGGGATCGGCTACTTCACCATCGCGCACAGCGGCAACCTGGTGCTCGCCTTCATCGGGTACTCCGTGCTCGGCGGCACGGGCGCCGGATTGGTCTACGCCACCTGCATCAACATGGTCGGCAAGTGGTACCCCGAGAAGCGCGGTGCCCGCACCGGCTTCGTGAACGGCGGGTTCGCCTACGGTTCGGTGCCGTTCATCTACCTGTTCAGCGCCTTCCTCGGGCACGAGAACCTGACCATCACGCTCGACGCCATCGGCCTCTACATGCTGATCGTCGTCGGGGTCTGCGGGTTCCTGTTCAAGGACCCGCCGAAGAACTGGTGGCCCGCGGAGGTCGATCCCATCGCGTGGCTGAAGGGCAAGGCAACGGGCAACGCGAAGAGCCTGGCGAAGAACCCGCCGGCCGTCCGGCAGTTCACGCCGATGGAAGCGATCAGGACCGGCATGCTCCCGCTGATGTGGGTCACGCTGATCGTGATCGGCGGTGTGTCGCTCTTCGGCATCAACTTCCAGGTGCCCTTCGCCGAGCAGAGCAACTTCGGGCCGTTCGTGGCCGCGTCGTCGGCCGGCCTCCTGGCGATCGTCAACGGCACCGGCCGCGCGCTCGTCGGCTGGGCGTCGGACCGCATCGGCCGCAAGCAGACGCTGTTCTGGGTGCTCGTGATCGCCGCGATCGCGCAGTTCGGCGTGATGTGGTCGGGCAACACGCACAACCTGTTCTGGTTCATGGTGTTCGCGATCCTGACCGGGTTCGGCAGTGGCGCGTTCTACCCGATGTTCGCTGCGCTCGTGCCGGACTACTTCGGTGAGAACCACAACGCCACCAACTACGGCCTCGTCTACAGCGCCAAGCTCATCGGCGGTGTCGGCGGCGGTGGCCTCGCCGCGGGTGTGATCTCGGCGTGGGGCTACACCGGTGCCTACATCCTGGCCGGCGGCATCGCGCTGCTGTCGGCCGCGATGGTGCTCTTCCTGCGCCAGCCGGGCCGCCGCAGCGGCCCGACCGCCTCGGAGGAGACCGGCGTGGTCGCGCAGGCATCACCGGCCACCGGGAGCGCCGGCAGCTGA